A stretch of Bradyrhizobium diazoefficiens DNA encodes these proteins:
- the hrcA gene encoding heat-inducible transcriptional repressor HrcA: MAHHDPIHLIAPRAGLAQLNERSRDIFRQIVESYLATGEPVGSRNISRLIAMPLSPASVRNVMADLEQLGLIYAPHTSAGRLPTELGLRFFVDALMQVGDLNDAERQSIQSQLTSVGHAQSVEAALSEALTRLSGLTRAAAVVLTPKSNSRLKHIEFVRLEPEKALVILVGEDGQVENRVLTLPPGVPSSAITEAGNFLNARIRGRTLAEARLEMETALGEARAELDQLTQKVISAGIASWSGGENEDRQLIVRGHANLLEDLHALEDLERVRLLFDDLETKRGVIDLLGRAETAEGVRIFIGSENKLFSLSGSSTIISPYRDAAGQIVGVLGVIGPTRLNYARVIPTVDYAARIVSRLLGG, encoded by the coding sequence GTGGCCCATCACGATCCGATCCATCTGATCGCGCCGCGCGCAGGCCTCGCCCAGCTCAACGAGCGTTCCCGCGACATTTTTCGTCAAATTGTCGAAAGTTATCTCGCGACCGGCGAGCCGGTCGGCTCGCGCAACATCTCGCGTCTGATCGCGATGCCGTTGTCGCCGGCTTCGGTCCGCAACGTCATGGCCGATCTGGAACAACTCGGCCTGATCTATGCCCCACACACTTCCGCCGGCCGGCTGCCGACGGAACTCGGCTTGCGTTTCTTCGTCGATGCCCTGATGCAGGTCGGTGACCTCAATGACGCCGAGCGGCAGTCGATTCAGAGCCAGCTGACATCGGTGGGCCACGCCCAATCGGTCGAGGCGGCGCTGTCGGAAGCGCTGACGCGGCTGTCCGGCCTCACCCGCGCCGCCGCCGTGGTGCTGACGCCAAAATCCAATTCGCGGCTGAAGCATATCGAATTCGTCCGGCTGGAACCGGAAAAGGCGCTGGTGATCCTGGTCGGCGAGGACGGCCAGGTCGAAAACCGCGTGCTGACGCTGCCGCCGGGGGTTCCGTCCTCGGCCATCACCGAAGCCGGCAATTTCCTCAATGCGCGGATTCGCGGCCGGACGCTCGCCGAGGCGCGGCTCGAGATGGAAACCGCGCTCGGAGAGGCCCGCGCCGAGCTCGATCAGCTGACCCAGAAGGTGATTTCGGCCGGGATCGCGAGCTGGTCCGGTGGCGAGAACGAGGACCGCCAGCTCATCGTGCGTGGTCACGCCAATCTGCTCGAGGATCTGCATGCGTTGGAGGATCTGGAACGGGTGCGGCTGCTGTTCGACGATCTCGAGACCAAGCGCGGCGTGATCGATCTGCTCGGCCGCGCGGAAACCGCCGAAGGGGTGCGGATCTTCATCGGCAGCGAGAACAAGCTGTTTTCCCTGTCGGGCTCCTCCACCATCATCTCGCCCTATCGGGACGCCGCCGGCCAGATCGTCGGTGTTTTGGGGGTGATCGGGCCGACGCGGCTGAATTATGCCCGTGTGATCCCGACCGTGGATTACGCCGCCCGCATCGTCAGCCGTCTTCTGGGGGGCTGA
- the rph gene encoding ribonuclease PH, translating into MRPSRRAPDELRPVTLERGVVKYAEGSCLVKFGDTHVLVTATLEERLPPWLKGQGRGWVTAEYGMLPRATSERTRREASAGKQSGRTVEIQRLIGRSLRTIVDLEALGERQITVDCDVLQADGGTRTASITGAWVALADCINWMKTRNMIKANVMRDNVAAISCGIYKRTPVLDLDYAEDSEAETDANFVMTGDGRIIEVQGTAEREPFTQDELLALMALARKGVARLVDLQKLAVA; encoded by the coding sequence ATGCGGCCAAGCCGCCGTGCGCCCGACGAATTGCGCCCCGTGACGCTGGAGCGCGGCGTGGTCAAATATGCGGAAGGCTCCTGCCTGGTGAAATTCGGCGACACCCATGTGCTGGTCACCGCCACGCTGGAAGAGCGCCTGCCGCCGTGGCTGAAGGGTCAGGGCCGCGGCTGGGTCACTGCCGAATACGGCATGCTGCCGCGCGCGACCTCGGAGCGCACCCGCCGCGAGGCTTCCGCCGGCAAGCAGAGCGGCCGCACCGTCGAGATCCAGCGCCTGATCGGCCGCTCGCTGCGCACCATCGTCGATCTCGAAGCGCTCGGTGAGCGCCAGATCACGGTCGATTGCGACGTGCTCCAGGCCGACGGCGGCACCCGCACGGCCTCGATCACCGGCGCCTGGGTCGCGCTCGCCGATTGCATCAACTGGATGAAAACGCGCAACATGATCAAGGCCAACGTGATGCGCGACAACGTCGCCGCGATCTCCTGCGGCATCTACAAGCGCACGCCCGTGCTCGACCTCGACTATGCCGAGGATTCCGAGGCCGAGACCGATGCCAATTTCGTCATGACCGGCGATGGCCGCATCATCGAGGTGCAAGGCACTGCGGAACGCGAGCCGTTCACGCAGGACGAGCTTTTGGCGCTGATGGCGCTGGCACGCAAGGGCGTCGCGCGTCTTGTCGACTTGCAGAAACTGGCGGTCGCGTAG
- the rdgB gene encoding RdgB/HAM1 family non-canonical purine NTP pyrophosphatase, which yields MHRRITGKLVIATHNPGKLAEMRELLTPYGIEAVSAGELGLGEPDETGNDFRSNAAIKAIAAAQATKLPAFADDSGIVVDALDGAPGIFSARWAGPSKDFTAAMAQIERLLQERGATTPDKRKAHFVSALCVAWPDNHLEEVEARVDGTLVWPPRGTAGFGYDPMFLPDGHDRTFGEMTSIEKHGLPPLGLGLSHRARAFVKLAEICLEPR from the coding sequence ATGCACCGCCGAATCACCGGAAAGCTCGTCATCGCAACCCACAATCCCGGCAAGCTCGCCGAGATGCGGGAACTGTTGACGCCTTACGGCATCGAGGCGGTGTCGGCCGGCGAGCTCGGCCTGGGCGAGCCCGACGAGACTGGCAATGATTTCCGCAGCAACGCCGCGATCAAGGCGATCGCGGCGGCGCAGGCGACCAAGCTGCCCGCTTTCGCCGACGATTCCGGCATCGTGGTCGACGCGCTCGACGGCGCGCCCGGCATTTTCTCCGCACGCTGGGCCGGACCTTCCAAAGATTTCACTGCCGCGATGGCGCAGATTGAACGCCTGTTGCAGGAGCGCGGCGCCACCACGCCGGACAAGCGCAAGGCGCATTTCGTCTCCGCGCTCTGCGTCGCCTGGCCCGACAATCACCTCGAAGAGGTCGAGGCGCGCGTCGACGGCACGCTGGTCTGGCCGCCGCGCGGCACCGCCGGCTTCGGCTACGATCCGATGTTTTTGCCGGACGGACACGATCGCACTTTCGGCGAGATGACCAGCATCGAGAAGCACGGCCTGCCGCCGCTCGGCCTCGGCCTGTCGCATCGTGCCCGCGCCTTCGTGAAACTGGCGGAGATCTGCCTTGAACCGCGCTAA
- the hemW gene encoding radical SAM family heme chaperone HemW, translating into MNRAKEAFGVYVHWPFCLSKCPYCDFNSHVRHAAIDEARFAAAFAREIATTAERSSGREVTSIFLGGGTPSLMQPATVGAVLDAIGTHWNVATDVEVTLEANPTSVEATRFAGYRAAGVNRVSLGVQALDDASLKALGRMHSAREALDAVAIARRSFDRYSFDLIYARPDQTPAMWADELRLAIGEAAEHLSLYQLTIEEGTPFFGLHQAGKLKTPDEAVARALYDVTQETCDKLGLPAYEISNHAQRGAECRHNLVYWRGDEYAGIGPGAHGRLDIDGIRHATATEKRPEAWLMRVETNGDGVVTDDLLNSEERADEFLLMGLRLAEGIDPERYTALSGRPLDPKRIALLREEGAITVDPTGRLRVTSSGFPVLDAVVADLAA; encoded by the coding sequence TTGAACCGCGCTAAGGAAGCCTTCGGCGTCTACGTGCACTGGCCGTTCTGCCTGTCCAAGTGCCCCTATTGCGACTTCAACAGCCACGTTCGCCACGCCGCCATCGACGAGGCGCGCTTTGCCGCCGCTTTCGCCCGCGAGATCGCAACCACGGCCGAGCGCTCGTCCGGCCGCGAGGTCACCTCGATCTTCCTCGGCGGCGGCACGCCGTCGCTGATGCAGCCTGCGACGGTCGGTGCGGTGCTCGATGCGATCGGCACGCACTGGAACGTTGCCACCGACGTCGAAGTGACGCTGGAGGCAAACCCGACCAGCGTCGAAGCAACACGTTTTGCCGGCTATCGCGCCGCCGGCGTCAACCGCGTCTCACTGGGCGTGCAGGCGCTCGACGATGCCTCGCTGAAAGCGCTGGGCCGCATGCACAGCGCGCGCGAGGCGCTCGATGCAGTGGCGATCGCGCGCCGCTCGTTCGACCGTTATTCGTTCGATCTGATCTACGCCCGTCCCGACCAGACGCCGGCGATGTGGGCCGATGAGCTGCGTCTCGCGATCGGTGAAGCCGCCGAGCATCTGTCGCTCTATCAATTGACGATCGAAGAAGGCACGCCGTTCTTCGGCCTGCACCAGGCCGGCAAATTGAAGACGCCGGACGAAGCGGTCGCGCGCGCGCTCTACGATGTCACGCAGGAGACTTGCGACAAGCTCGGCCTGCCGGCTTACGAGATTTCCAACCACGCACAGCGCGGTGCCGAGTGCCGGCACAATCTGGTCTATTGGCGCGGCGACGAGTATGCTGGCATCGGTCCCGGCGCGCATGGCCGCCTCGATATCGATGGCATCCGCCACGCCACCGCCACCGAGAAACGCCCCGAAGCCTGGCTGATGCGGGTCGAGACGAACGGCGACGGCGTCGTCACCGACGATCTCCTCAACAGCGAAGAGCGCGCCGACGAATTTCTGCTGATGGGATTGCGCCTCGCCGAAGGCATCGACCCCGAGCGCTACACCGCGCTGTCGGGCCGCCCGCTCGATCCCAAGCGCATCGCGCTGCTGCGCGAGGAAGGCGCCATCACCGTCGATCCGACGGGACGCCTGCGCGTGACGAGCAGCGGATTTCCGGTGCTGGATGCGGTGGTCGCAGATCTCGCGGCGTAA
- a CDS encoding penicillin-binding protein activator codes for MVGPRELKSPVQGPRLSGATRRSALGLLLGAPLLSACAGVQQSLSQFSSPFSSSSPPPTQPAGPPQQATTAGTGGVKVAVILPLSAAGNAGLAAQSMRNAAEMALAEFQNPNIQLLIKDDNGSPQGAQAGAQQAVDEGAEIILGPLFAQSVPAVAQVARARGISVIAFSTDSSIAGRGVYLLSFLPESDVNRIVEYSTSIGKRSFAVLVPDNAYGNVVEAAVKAAVPRRGGRIVAFEKYGADRATPARTVAQQLGSADALFIADDGDAVVTVADAMTAAGANLRNIQLLGTGLWDSPRVYASPALQGGLYAAPDPAGFRAFSGRYRTKFGAEPIRTATLAYDAVALVAALARTQGTTRFSADVLTNPSGFAGIDGLFRFRADGTNERGLAVMKVTTGGGVAVAGSPKSFGA; via the coding sequence ATGGTGGGCCCGCGTGAATTGAAGTCTCCCGTTCAGGGACCCCGATTGTCGGGGGCGACCCGGCGGAGTGCGCTTGGCCTGCTGCTCGGTGCGCCGCTGCTGTCGGCCTGCGCCGGCGTGCAGCAGAGCCTCAGCCAGTTTTCCAGTCCGTTCTCGAGCTCCTCGCCGCCGCCCACCCAGCCGGCCGGTCCGCCGCAACAGGCCACGACCGCCGGAACCGGCGGCGTGAAGGTTGCCGTGATCCTGCCGCTCTCGGCCGCCGGCAATGCGGGGCTCGCCGCGCAATCCATGCGCAACGCCGCCGAAATGGCGCTGGCCGAGTTCCAGAACCCGAACATCCAGCTTCTGATCAAGGACGACAATGGCAGCCCGCAGGGCGCGCAAGCGGGCGCGCAGCAGGCGGTCGACGAAGGCGCCGAGATCATCCTGGGGCCGTTGTTCGCGCAGTCGGTGCCGGCGGTGGCGCAGGTCGCGCGTGCGCGCGGCATCTCGGTGATCGCGTTCTCGACCGATTCGAGCATCGCCGGCCGCGGCGTCTATCTGCTGAGCTTCCTGCCGGAGTCCGACGTCAACCGCATCGTCGAATATTCCACCAGCATCGGAAAGCGCTCGTTCGCCGTGCTGGTGCCGGACAATGCCTACGGCAATGTGGTCGAGGCCGCAGTGAAGGCCGCGGTGCCGCGGCGTGGCGGCCGCATCGTGGCGTTCGAAAAATACGGCGCCGATCGCGCGACCCCGGCGCGGACCGTGGCGCAGCAGCTCGGCAGCGCGGATGCGCTGTTCATTGCCGATGACGGCGATGCCGTCGTCACAGTGGCGGATGCGATGACCGCGGCGGGCGCAAATTTGCGCAACATCCAATTGCTCGGCACGGGTCTCTGGGACAGTCCGCGCGTCTATGCCAGTCCCGCGTTGCAAGGTGGCCTCTATGCCGCGCCGGACCCGGCCGGCTTCCGCGCCTTCTCCGGCCGCTACCGCACCAAATTCGGCGCCGAGCCGATCCGCACCGCAACGCTCGCTTATGACGCGGTCGCGCTGGTCGCAGCGCTCGCGCGCACGCAAGGCACCACGCGCTTCTCGGCCGACGTGCTCACCAACCCCTCAGGTTTTGCCGGCATCGACGGCCTGTTCCGCTTCCGCGCCGACGGCACCAATGAACGCGGGCTGGCGGTGATGAAGGTGACGACGGGTGGTGGCGTGGCAGTCGCGGGCTCGCCGAAGAGCTTTGGGGCGTGA
- the rsmI gene encoding 16S rRNA (cytidine(1402)-2'-O)-methyltransferase: MRAKPAPINTTEATDTAARGFSIDAHRLAAPKVAPGLYLVATPIGNLGDITLRALQTLAGVDFIACEDTRITRRLTERYDISAQLKQYHEHNAEAARPKILERLSQGGSIALVSDAGTPLISDPGYKLVREVCAAGHAVYALPGPSAVLAALSVAALPTDRFFFEGFLPAKSAARRSRLTELARIDATLVMFDSGNRVQDTLAELAEIMGTREAAICRELTKLHEQITRAPLTELARAADTLETRGEFVLVIAPPAADAEVMNSDALDALLRDQLATHSVKDAVAHAVELSGRPRREVYARALELAKNLPKDLRGGDGED; this comes from the coding sequence ATGCGCGCAAAGCCGGCCCCGATAAATACGACTGAAGCTACGGACACCGCCGCGCGCGGCTTTTCCATCGACGCCCACCGGCTCGCCGCGCCGAAGGTGGCGCCGGGCCTCTATCTCGTGGCGACCCCCATCGGCAATCTCGGCGACATCACGCTGCGCGCGCTGCAGACGCTGGCCGGGGTCGACTTCATCGCCTGCGAAGACACCCGCATCACGCGGCGGCTGACCGAGCGTTACGACATCTCGGCGCAGCTCAAGCAATATCACGAGCACAATGCCGAGGCCGCGCGGCCAAAAATCCTCGAGCGGCTTTCGCAGGGCGGCTCGATTGCGCTGGTGTCGGATGCGGGCACGCCGCTGATCTCCGATCCCGGTTACAAGCTGGTACGCGAGGTCTGCGCCGCCGGCCACGCGGTCTACGCGTTGCCTGGTCCGTCCGCGGTGCTGGCGGCGTTATCGGTCGCGGCGCTGCCGACCGACCGCTTCTTCTTCGAAGGTTTTCTGCCGGCGAAATCCGCAGCGCGGCGGTCGCGCCTCACGGAGCTTGCCCGCATCGATGCGACGTTGGTGATGTTCGACTCCGGCAACCGCGTGCAGGATACGCTCGCCGAGCTCGCCGAGATCATGGGCACGCGCGAAGCCGCGATTTGCCGCGAGCTGACCAAATTGCATGAGCAAATCACCCGCGCGCCGCTGACCGAGCTGGCGCGCGCCGCCGACACGCTGGAGACGCGCGGCGAATTCGTGCTGGTGATCGCTCCGCCCGCGGCTGACGCCGAGGTGATGAATTCGGATGCACTCGACGCGCTCCTGCGCGACCAGCTCGCAACACACAGCGTCAAGGACGCGGTCGCGCACGCCGTCGAACTCTCGGGGCGGCCCCGCCGCGAGGTGTATGCCCGCGCGCTCGAGCTCGCCAAGAACCTGCCGAAGGATTTGCGGGGCGGCGATGGCGAAGACTGA
- a CDS encoding YraN family protein → MAKTEGPQESKHEPKQESKVAAPERLAAFRTGISAESRAAAFLMAKGYRILAKRYRTPHGEIDIVARRRSLIAFVEVKARASLDEAAYAVTPRQQQRIIDAARGWLVAHPEHAEFELRFDAMLIAPRSLPRHVLAAFDAST, encoded by the coding sequence ATGGCGAAGACTGAGGGCCCCCAAGAATCGAAACACGAGCCCAAACAGGAATCGAAAGTGGCCGCGCCCGAGCGCCTCGCCGCGTTCCGCACCGGCATCTCGGCCGAGAGCCGGGCCGCGGCCTTCCTCATGGCCAAGGGCTACCGCATCCTCGCCAAGCGCTACCGCACGCCGCACGGCGAGATCGACATCGTCGCGCGCCGCCGCAGCCTGATCGCCTTCGTCGAGGTCAAGGCCCGTGCCAGCCTCGATGAGGCCGCCTATGCGGTGACGCCGCGCCAGCAGCAGCGCATCATCGATGCCGCGCGGGGCTGGCTCGTGGCGCATCCCGAGCATGCAGAATTCGAACTGCGATTCGACGCCATGCTGATTGCGCCGCGGTCACTTCCGCGCCATGTGTTGGCGGCATTCGACGCCTCGACCTGA
- the gshB gene encoding glutathione synthase, with protein MKLNVAVQMDPIARINVKGDSTFALLLEAQKRGHGLSYYTPDKLSMVGEEIVAPVQLLTVRDEPGDHFTLGEPKREALNGFDVVLLRQDPPFDLAYITSTHLLERIHPKTLVVNDPASVRNAPEKLFVMNFPQLMPPTLISRDLDEINAFRDKYGAVVMKPLHGYGGAAVFRVMPQDMNFGSLFDMFSVTFKEAWVIQQFIPEVKLGDKRIILVNGEFAGAVNRVPAADDLRSNMVRGGAAKETELTPREREICATVGPALRERGLLFVGIDVINGNLTEINVTSPTGIRAIARLGGPDVAAKIWDVIEQKRAK; from the coding sequence ATGAAACTGAACGTCGCCGTCCAGATGGACCCCATCGCCCGCATCAACGTCAAGGGCGATTCCACCTTTGCGCTGCTCCTGGAGGCGCAGAAGCGCGGCCACGGCCTGTCCTATTACACGCCCGACAAGCTGTCGATGGTCGGCGAGGAGATCGTGGCTCCCGTTCAGCTCCTCACTGTGCGCGACGAGCCCGGCGATCACTTCACTCTCGGCGAACCCAAGCGCGAGGCGCTGAACGGCTTTGACGTGGTGCTGCTGCGCCAGGATCCGCCGTTCGACCTCGCCTACATCACCTCCACGCATTTGCTCGAGCGCATTCACCCGAAGACGCTGGTCGTCAACGATCCCGCCTCCGTGCGCAACGCGCCGGAAAAACTCTTCGTGATGAACTTTCCGCAGCTGATGCCGCCGACGCTGATCTCGCGCGACCTCGACGAGATCAACGCCTTCCGCGACAAGTACGGCGCCGTGGTGATGAAGCCGCTGCACGGCTACGGTGGCGCCGCGGTGTTCCGCGTGATGCCGCAGGACATGAATTTCGGCTCACTGTTCGACATGTTCTCGGTCACCTTCAAAGAGGCCTGGGTGATCCAGCAGTTCATCCCCGAGGTGAAGCTCGGCGACAAGCGCATCATCCTGGTCAATGGCGAATTCGCCGGTGCGGTGAACCGCGTGCCGGCCGCCGACGATCTCCGCTCCAACATGGTGCGCGGCGGCGCGGCGAAGGAGACCGAGCTCACCCCGCGCGAGCGCGAGATCTGCGCTACCGTCGGCCCGGCGCTACGCGAGCGCGGCCTGCTGTTCGTCGGCATCGACGTCATCAACGGCAATCTCACCGAGATCAACGTGACCTCGCCCACCGGCATCCGCGCCATCGCGCGGCTCGGCGGGCCCGACGTCGCGGCGAAGATCTGGGACGTGATCGAGCAGAAGCGGGCGAAGTAA
- the cpaB gene encoding Flp pilus assembly protein CpaB, with translation MNTARIVVLVVALGAGGVAAYLASGYDNKPAPALPVAEKLPTVEVLVAKSDIQLGQAVKAEDLQWQTWPSATASSAFIRRDSRPDAQTQIAGSIARVPLMQGEPIREQKLVRADGSGFMAAILPSGMRAVSTEISAETGAGGFILPNDRVDIVLTRRLKNPDTNGPTGGNDLILSEVVLTNIRVLAIDQAPKEKDGQTTVLGKTVTLELKPDQVATLSASRQGGTLSLALRSIADANASEIPVEDQTKRPGGVNVIRYGVQTRQMTSQK, from the coding sequence ATGAACACCGCACGCATTGTCGTTCTCGTCGTTGCGCTGGGCGCCGGCGGCGTCGCCGCGTATCTGGCGAGCGGCTACGACAACAAGCCCGCACCCGCTCTCCCGGTGGCCGAAAAGCTGCCGACGGTCGAGGTGCTCGTCGCCAAATCCGACATCCAGCTCGGCCAGGCCGTCAAGGCCGAGGATTTGCAATGGCAGACCTGGCCGTCAGCGACCGCCAGCAGCGCCTTCATCCGCCGCGACAGCAGGCCCGACGCTCAGACCCAGATCGCCGGCTCCATCGCACGCGTGCCGTTGATGCAGGGCGAGCCGATCCGCGAGCAGAAGCTGGTGAGAGCCGACGGCTCCGGCTTCATGGCCGCGATCCTGCCGTCGGGCATGCGGGCCGTGTCCACCGAGATTTCCGCCGAGACCGGCGCCGGCGGCTTTATCCTGCCGAACGACCGCGTCGACATCGTGCTGACGCGCCGGCTGAAGAATCCCGACACCAACGGACCGACCGGCGGCAATGACCTGATCCTGTCGGAGGTCGTCCTCACCAACATCCGCGTCCTCGCGATCGACCAGGCGCCGAAGGAAAAGGACGGCCAGACCACCGTGCTCGGCAAGACGGTCACGCTCGAGCTCAAGCCCGACCAGGTGGCCACATTATCGGCGTCCCGCCAGGGCGGCACCCTGTCGCTGGCGCTGCGGAGCATCGCCGATGCCAACGCGTCGGAGATTCCGGTCGAAGACCAAACCAAGCGTCCCGGCGGCGTCAACGTGATCCGCTACGGCGTGCAGACGCGACAAATGACGTCACAGAAGTGA
- a CDS encoding type II and III secretion system protein family protein encodes MNYGEYRMGLRIRGKRAGSFWAGAMLMLGLLAAPDWVRAADAPVGDQAPLQAPDLGVTPVATIAPARTRSLSLGIGKSVVIDLPREVKDVLVADPKIANAVIRSAQRAYIIGGQVGQTNVVFFSADGQQVASYDIAVKRDLNGIRTALRQSLPGVQIEGVGDSVMLTGSVSSPVEAQQAGDVAAKLVGGADKVVNNIVVRGRDQVMLKVVVGEVRRDIVKQLGVDLSASLNAGTAVVNFNNSNPFSASGGPLVSGNGLGVTGLAKGVATVNATMRAMESAGVMRTLAEPSLTAISGESATFIAGGEFPIPGGYSCDPTTHVCTTQITYKKFGISLNFTPVVLSEGRISLRVMTEVSELSSQNSITVSQALSSSSTNSITIPSVQTRRAETTLEIPSGGSMAMAGLIQQQTKQAVNGLPGIDQVPILGALFRSQDFVNNETELMVIVTPYVVRAVAQKELSRPDDGFAPSSDAQSALLGRMNRLYGIARRIDPIEDNRGDFGFIID; translated from the coding sequence ATGAATTACGGGGAATATCGGATGGGCCTGCGCATTCGGGGGAAGCGCGCTGGCTCGTTCTGGGCAGGGGCAATGCTGATGCTGGGGCTGCTCGCAGCCCCGGATTGGGTTCGCGCTGCAGATGCGCCGGTCGGAGACCAGGCACCGTTACAGGCGCCGGACCTCGGCGTGACGCCGGTCGCGACCATCGCGCCGGCGCGGACGCGTTCGCTGTCGCTCGGTATCGGCAAGTCGGTCGTCATCGACCTGCCGCGCGAGGTCAAGGACGTGCTGGTGGCCGATCCCAAGATCGCCAATGCGGTGATCCGCTCGGCACAGCGCGCCTATATCATCGGCGGCCAGGTCGGCCAGACCAACGTCGTGTTCTTCTCCGCCGACGGCCAGCAGGTTGCCTCCTACGACATCGCGGTGAAGCGCGACCTCAACGGCATACGCACGGCGCTGCGCCAGTCGCTGCCGGGCGTACAGATCGAGGGCGTCGGCGATAGCGTAATGCTGACCGGCTCGGTGTCGAGCCCGGTCGAGGCCCAGCAGGCCGGCGACGTCGCCGCGAAACTCGTCGGGGGCGCAGACAAGGTCGTCAACAACATCGTCGTGCGCGGCCGCGACCAGGTGATGCTGAAGGTCGTCGTCGGCGAAGTGCGTCGCGACATCGTCAAGCAACTGGGCGTCGATCTCAGCGCCAGCCTGAATGCCGGCACCGCGGTGGTGAATTTCAACAATTCCAACCCGTTCTCGGCCAGCGGCGGACCGCTGGTCAGCGGCAACGGGCTCGGCGTCACCGGCCTCGCCAAGGGTGTCGCCACCGTCAACGCCACGATGCGCGCGATGGAAAGCGCGGGCGTGATGCGGACTCTGGCCGAGCCGAGCCTGACGGCGATCTCGGGTGAATCGGCGACCTTCATCGCGGGCGGTGAATTTCCGATTCCCGGTGGCTATTCCTGCGATCCGACCACGCATGTCTGTACCACCCAGATTACCTACAAGAAGTTCGGCATCTCGTTGAACTTCACCCCGGTCGTGCTCAGCGAGGGCCGGATCAGCCTGCGCGTGATGACCGAGGTCTCGGAGCTGTCGAGCCAGAACTCCATCACGGTGTCGCAGGCGCTGTCCTCGAGCTCGACCAACTCCATCACCATCCCTTCGGTCCAGACCCGTCGCGCCGAGACCACGCTGGAAATCCCGTCGGGTGGTTCGATGGCGATGGCCGGTCTGATCCAGCAGCAGACCAAGCAGGCCGTCAACGGCCTGCCCGGCATCGATCAGGTGCCGATCCTCGGCGCCCTCTTCCGCAGCCAGGACTTCGTCAACAACGAGACCGAACTGATGGTGATCGTGACCCCCTATGTGGTGCGCGCGGTCGCCCAGAAGGAATTGTCGCGGCCCGATGACGGCTTCGCGCCGTCCTCGGATGCGCAGTCGGCGCTGCTCGGACGCATGAACCGCCTTTATGGCATCGCGCGCCGCATCGATCCGATCGAGGACAATCGCGGCGATTTCGGCTTCATCATCGACTGA
- a CDS encoding CpaD family pilus assembly protein codes for MTKTSSDRRRNLRIALALTGLSVMLGACNTTGDVVTTQTVPTDYRLRHPIAVQEAKRSIVIFVGKARGGLSTAQHADVMGIAQDWVREGTGAVVVDVPIDTANSRAAAATYHEIRAVLGSGGVPSRAIVQNPYRPEDPALLPTIRLSYSRIAAVAGPCGLWPEDVGPSILDPGYNENRPYFNLGCATQRNLAAMIDNPADLEQPRAETPAYTARRDIAFERYRKGITTATTYPEAEKAKLSDTGK; via the coding sequence ATGACGAAGACATCATCCGATCGACGCCGCAACCTGCGCATTGCGCTCGCACTGACGGGGCTCTCCGTCATGCTGGGAGCCTGCAACACCACGGGCGACGTCGTCACCACCCAGACGGTGCCGACCGACTATCGCCTGCGCCACCCGATCGCGGTGCAGGAAGCCAAGCGCTCGATCGTGATCTTCGTCGGGAAGGCGAGAGGCGGCCTCTCGACCGCGCAGCACGCGGACGTCATGGGCATTGCCCAGGACTGGGTGCGCGAAGGCACCGGCGCCGTCGTCGTCGACGTACCTATCGACACCGCGAATTCGCGCGCGGCGGCTGCGACCTATCACGAAATCCGCGCCGTGCTCGGTAGCGGCGGCGTGCCGTCGCGCGCCATCGTCCAGAATCCCTATCGTCCCGAGGATCCCGCCCTGCTGCCGACCATCCGGCTGAGCTATTCTAGGATTGCCGCGGTCGCAGGCCCCTGCGGACTGTGGCCCGAGGACGTAGGCCCGTCCATCCTCGACCCCGGCTACAACGAGAACCGGCCCTACTTCAATCTCGGCTGCGCCACCCAGCGCAATCTTGCCGCAATGATCGACAACCCCGCCGACCTCGAGCAGCCGCGCGCGGAGACGCCGGCCTATACCGCGCGGCGCGACATCGCCTTCGAACGCTACCGCAAGGGTATCACGACGGCGACCACCTATCCCGAGGCTGAAAAGGCCAAACTCAGCGATACAGGCAAATGA